TCATTCTTTTCTGGCTTTAGAGCGTCACAAACGTCCCAGCTTGGAGTTCCTTCTCGTAGACCTGCTTCTTTTAGTTGTGGGAATAAACGCGCTTCGATTGGATTCTTTTTTGCATCATAACAGTGTCGCGTATAAATAATTGTGATTCCTTTTTTTCTGCAAAAATCAATGAATGCGCGGTATTCTTTGAGATTACTTCGCGTGGATGGAATTTCTAAAACTGCTCCTTCTTCCACAAAATCATTCTGCATATCAATTATCAGAAGCGCTGTCTGTCTTGGGTCGATCATTTTTTTGTTTCCTGCTTTTTAGAATGAAAAAAACCTTTAATCGTCGCAATTGTCGCGTTCCACTGCGCTTTTATTCTTTCTTTGATGAGATCGACATGATGATAAAAATTATTTTCCCGCTCTTTCTTTTTTTCTTCTGCTCTCTTTTTGTACTCTTGGATGTATTTCTTTGCTTCCGCGGATGGTACAACAATCGCTTGAATTGTCGCGAATAGTATTGCCAACGCGATGTAGAGAATCAATGCGGCGGTTAACGTGATCCTGTTGATTTGAAACTGACCAATAACAAGCACTGTCGTGACGACTGCGCTGACATTTACTGGAATTGTTGATGACACAAAAAAAGAAATCTGCTTTGGCAAGATATGAAAAAAATTGGATATCGCAAGGAGGAGTGCCCATAATCCAAGCGCATACATGATAATCATCGTCGGCGTATTCCCCGCAAGATTCCACTCACTAAAGACTGCAGCACCATGTGTTTCATACATAAATCGAAACAACGCTGTCGTGACCCATAACAAAGAAATGGTATTTCCAAACGCGGTATTCCAGCCTAACTCTTCTGTCTTGTATCTTCCAAAATAAAGCTCAATGAAAAACGCAATGCCAAGCAGTGGAAGAATTGTCCAGAGAATTTCTGGATTTGTTAAAGGTGTGTCCACAATATCTTCCAGTCTTGGAAAAACACCTTGTGAGAAATAATTCCC
This Candidatus Woesearchaeota archaeon DNA region includes the following protein-coding sequences:
- a CDS encoding cysteine hydrolase; the encoded protein is MIDPRQTALLIIDMQNDFVEEGAVLEIPSTRSNLKEYRAFIDFCRKKGITIIYTRHCYDAKKNPIEARLFPQLKEAGLREGTPSWDVCDALKPEKNDIIINKTRYDAFYNTNLGNILKNKKIKNLIITGTMTEVCCESTARSGMFQDYNIFFCADMNYTLSQEAQENTLKGIAAHFGDVTTTSKIMKLIK